One segment of Nakamurella flava DNA contains the following:
- the xdhC gene encoding xanthine dehydrogenase accessory protein XdhC yields MDWLDAVTRARREGSPVVLVTVAAVRGHAPRDAGAKMVVGADHSWGSVGGGNLEEAAITRAREIIATGVITPETQVSKLSDKARNRHGRQCCGGEVTLLLEPLPARPTVAIFGLGHVGLELGRILSRLDLRLVLVDSREDQLEPLRLAEITGGPADVSVQHLLLGEQQLEALPRGAHVLVMSHDHAEDFALCDTALRLPQLGSIGLIGSSAKWTGFRRRLTEAGHDAATIDRIRCPIGLPGIGGKEPAVIAISVAAEMLGLIGASGSSDKGAASMAETPLLDAGLTGGPG; encoded by the coding sequence ATGGACTGGCTGGACGCGGTGACCCGGGCCCGGCGCGAAGGATCGCCGGTCGTCCTGGTCACCGTCGCCGCGGTGCGCGGGCACGCCCCGCGGGACGCCGGCGCCAAGATGGTCGTCGGCGCCGACCACAGCTGGGGCAGCGTCGGCGGCGGCAACCTGGAGGAGGCGGCGATCACCCGGGCGCGGGAGATCATCGCCACCGGTGTGATCACCCCGGAGACCCAGGTGTCCAAGCTGTCCGACAAGGCCCGTAACCGGCACGGCCGGCAGTGCTGCGGCGGCGAGGTCACCTTGCTGCTGGAGCCGTTGCCGGCCCGGCCGACCGTCGCGATCTTCGGCCTGGGCCATGTTGGCCTGGAACTGGGGCGCATCCTGTCGCGGCTCGACCTCCGGTTGGTGCTGGTCGATTCCCGCGAGGACCAGCTGGAACCGCTTCGGCTGGCCGAGATCACCGGCGGCCCGGCCGATGTCAGCGTGCAGCACCTGCTGCTCGGCGAGCAGCAGCTCGAGGCGCTGCCCCGGGGCGCGCACGTGCTGGTCATGAGCCACGACCACGCCGAGGACTTCGCCCTGTGCGACACCGCGCTGCGGTTGCCGCAACTCGGCTCGATCGGGCTGATCGGCTCGTCGGCCAAGTGGACCGGGTTCCGGCGACGGCTCACCGAGGCCGGGCACGACGCTGCCACGATCGACCGGATCCGGTGCCCTATCGGGCTGCCCGGCATCGGCGGTAAGGAACCCGCGGTCATCGCGATCTCGGTGGCCGCCGAGATGCTCGGGCTGATCGGTGCTTCCGGCTCTAGTGACAAGGGCGCTGCTTCGATGGCCGAGACGCCTTTGCTGGACGCCGGTCTCACCGGCGGGCCGGGGTGA
- a CDS encoding thiamine-binding protein — protein sequence MRVVAEFTSEPFQGEGQPPPHAQAAWEVVDASGLHGDFGPFGTEVDGDLEVVADTLRDVIAAALRSGASRITLQVRPDGP from the coding sequence GTGCGGGTCGTCGCCGAGTTCACCTCCGAACCCTTCCAGGGGGAGGGGCAACCGCCCCCGCACGCCCAGGCGGCGTGGGAGGTGGTCGATGCCTCTGGTCTGCACGGTGACTTCGGGCCGTTCGGCACCGAGGTCGACGGTGACCTCGAGGTGGTCGCCGACACCCTGCGGGACGTCATCGCGGCCGCCCTGCGATCGGGCGCGAGCCGCATCACCCTGCAGGTCCGTCCGGACGGGCCATGA
- the xdhB gene encoding xanthine dehydrogenase molybdopterin binding subunit: protein MSQLSHNDKITHGPLADRPNNPKVGLPISHESAPGHVTGTALYTDDLVAHTKDLLHAWPLQAPHAHAKITKLDVTPAYAVPGVVRVLTAADVPGVNDAGIKHDEPLFGDEVRFYGHAVCYVLGETEDDARRGAEAIVVEYEPLPSLMTITEAIEAESFQGAARTVSRGDAEAGLADSTYRFTGEFEFGGQEHFYLETNAALARVDEAGQVFVQSSTQHPTETQEIVAHVLGVHSNEVTVQCLRLGGGFGGKEMQPHGFAAVAALGATITGRPVLLRLNRTQDMTMTGKRHPFHAAWEVGFDADHRIRALKATLTSDGGWSLDLSEPVLARALCHIDNCYWIPDIEVHGRIAKTNKTSQTAFRGFGGPQGMIVIEDILGRCAPLLGAQPEDLRRRNFYVPGQPTPYGQPVRHAERLEQIWATLETKADVVSRRLAIEEFNATSEHSKRALAMTPVKFGISFNLTAFNQAGALVHVYKDGSVLINHGGVEMGQGLHTKMIQVAATALGVPLSYVRLAPTRTDKVPNTSATAASSGADLNGGAIKDACEQIRRRLDVVAAGQLGIHPDDVRFVDGVVTGIGFHDKQIEWAKLCHDAYFQRVQLWAAGFYRTAGLHWDANRMQGEPFKYFAYGAACSEVEVDGFTGAYRVLRADIVHDVGDSLSPLIDVGQIEGGFVQGTGWLTLEELRWDTSDGPHRGRLNTQAASTYKIPSFSEMPEHFAVHLFEKATESGVVYGSKAVGEPPLMHAFSVREALRAAAAAFGPEGHSVDLRSPATPEAVFWAVEEARAAAENGSADAALANGSHNGHARTSGEPVRV, encoded by the coding sequence GTGAGCCAGCTCTCGCACAACGACAAGATCACGCACGGCCCGCTGGCCGACCGCCCCAACAATCCCAAGGTCGGCCTGCCGATCTCGCACGAGTCCGCTCCCGGGCACGTCACCGGGACCGCGCTCTACACCGACGATCTCGTCGCGCACACCAAGGATCTGCTGCACGCCTGGCCGCTGCAGGCCCCGCATGCCCACGCGAAGATCACGAAGCTGGACGTCACCCCGGCCTACGCCGTCCCCGGTGTGGTCAGGGTGCTCACCGCCGCCGATGTTCCCGGGGTCAACGACGCCGGCATCAAGCACGACGAGCCGCTGTTCGGTGACGAGGTCCGCTTCTACGGCCACGCCGTCTGCTACGTCCTGGGCGAGACCGAGGACGACGCCCGGCGCGGCGCGGAGGCCATCGTCGTCGAGTACGAGCCGCTGCCGTCGCTGATGACCATCACCGAGGCCATCGAGGCGGAGAGCTTCCAGGGCGCCGCCCGCACGGTCAGCCGCGGCGATGCCGAGGCCGGCCTCGCCGACTCGACCTACCGGTTCACCGGCGAGTTCGAGTTCGGCGGTCAGGAGCACTTCTACCTGGAGACCAACGCCGCGTTGGCCCGGGTGGACGAGGCCGGACAGGTCTTCGTGCAGTCGAGCACCCAGCACCCGACGGAGACGCAGGAGATCGTCGCCCACGTCCTCGGCGTGCACAGCAACGAGGTCACCGTCCAGTGTCTGCGCCTGGGCGGCGGTTTCGGCGGCAAGGAGATGCAGCCGCACGGGTTCGCCGCGGTCGCCGCCCTGGGTGCCACGATCACCGGCCGCCCGGTGCTGCTGCGCCTGAACCGCACGCAGGACATGACGATGACCGGCAAGCGGCACCCGTTCCACGCCGCCTGGGAGGTCGGTTTCGACGCCGACCACCGCATCCGCGCGCTCAAGGCCACGCTGACCAGTGACGGCGGCTGGAGCCTGGACCTGTCCGAGCCGGTACTGGCCCGGGCCCTCTGCCACATCGACAACTGTTACTGGATCCCGGACATCGAGGTCCACGGCCGGATCGCCAAGACCAACAAGACGTCGCAGACGGCGTTCCGGGGGTTCGGCGGACCGCAGGGCATGATCGTCATCGAGGACATCCTCGGCCGGTGCGCCCCGCTGCTCGGCGCCCAGCCCGAAGACCTGCGGCGGCGCAACTTCTACGTCCCCGGACAGCCCACCCCGTACGGTCAGCCGGTCCGGCACGCCGAACGGCTGGAACAGATCTGGGCGACCCTGGAGACCAAGGCCGACGTCGTCTCCCGGCGCCTGGCGATCGAAGAGTTCAACGCCACGTCCGAGCACTCCAAGCGGGCCCTGGCCATGACGCCGGTGAAGTTCGGGATCTCGTTCAACCTGACGGCGTTCAACCAGGCCGGCGCCCTGGTGCACGTCTACAAGGACGGCTCGGTCCTGATCAACCACGGCGGCGTGGAGATGGGACAGGGCCTGCACACCAAGATGATCCAGGTCGCGGCGACCGCCCTCGGCGTCCCGCTGAGCTACGTGCGGCTAGCCCCGACCCGCACCGACAAGGTGCCGAACACCTCGGCCACCGCGGCCAGTTCCGGCGCCGACCTCAACGGCGGCGCGATCAAGGACGCCTGCGAGCAGATCCGTCGCCGGCTCGACGTCGTCGCCGCCGGGCAACTCGGCATCCACCCGGACGACGTGCGTTTCGTCGACGGGGTGGTGACCGGGATCGGCTTCCACGACAAGCAGATCGAGTGGGCCAAGCTCTGCCACGACGCCTACTTCCAGCGGGTGCAGCTGTGGGCCGCCGGCTTCTACCGGACCGCCGGGCTGCACTGGGACGCCAACCGCATGCAGGGCGAGCCCTTCAAGTACTTCGCCTACGGCGCGGCATGTTCCGAGGTCGAGGTCGACGGGTTCACCGGCGCCTACCGGGTGCTGCGGGCCGACATCGTGCACGACGTCGGCGACAGCCTGTCCCCGCTCATCGACGTCGGACAGATCGAGGGCGGGTTCGTGCAGGGCACCGGCTGGTTGACCCTGGAGGAGCTGCGCTGGGACACCTCGGACGGACCGCACCGAGGCCGGCTGAACACCCAGGCCGCCAGCACCTACAAGATCCCCAGCTTCTCCGAGATGCCCGAGCACTTCGCCGTCCACCTTTTCGAGAAGGCCACCGAGTCCGGCGTCGTCTACGGCTCCAAGGCCGTCGGCGAGCCGCCGCTGATGCACGCGTTCAGCGTGCGGGAAGCGCTGCGGGCCGCGGCCGCCGCGTTCGGCCCGGAAGGTCACTCGGTGGATCTGCGCAGCCCGGCCACACCGGAGGCGGTGTTCTGGGCGGTCGAGGAAGCGCGTGCGGCGGCCGAGAACGGGTCGGCGGACGCGGCTCTCGCCAACGGGTCCCACAACGGCCACGCGCGCACGTCCGGCGAACCGGTGAGGGTCTGA
- a CDS encoding LLM class flavin-dependent oxidoreductase, which translates to MQFGIFTVGDVTVDPTTGREPTEHERIKNMVAIARKAEEVGLDVFATGEHHNRPFVPSSPTTMLGYIAAQTERLILSTSTTLITTNDPVKIAEDFAMLQHLADGRVDLMLGRGNTGPVYPWFGQDIRQGIPLAVENYALLHRLWREDVVDWQGKFRTPLQGFTSTPRPLDDVPPFVWHGSIRTPEIAEQAAYYGDGFFANHIFWPAEHTKRMIALYRRRFEHYGHGSADQAIVGLGGQVFMHKNSQDAIRQFRPYFDNAPVYGHGPSLEDFSEMTPLTVGSPQQVIDRTLGFREYVGDYQRQLFLMDHAGLPLKTVLEQLDLLGEEVVPVLRQEFAARRAPGVPAAPNHASQVAARDAVVRNDSREKVSA; encoded by the coding sequence ATGCAGTTCGGCATCTTCACCGTCGGCGACGTGACCGTCGATCCGACGACCGGCCGCGAGCCGACCGAGCACGAGCGCATCAAGAACATGGTGGCCATCGCCCGCAAGGCCGAAGAGGTCGGCCTGGACGTCTTCGCCACCGGCGAGCACCACAACCGGCCGTTCGTGCCGTCCTCCCCCACCACAATGCTGGGCTACATCGCCGCACAGACCGAGCGCCTCATCCTGTCGACCTCGACCACGCTGATCACCACGAACGACCCGGTGAAGATCGCCGAGGACTTCGCGATGCTGCAGCACCTGGCCGACGGACGGGTCGACCTCATGCTGGGCCGCGGCAACACCGGCCCGGTCTACCCGTGGTTCGGGCAGGACATCCGGCAGGGAATCCCGCTGGCCGTCGAGAACTACGCGCTGCTGCACCGGTTGTGGCGCGAGGACGTCGTCGACTGGCAGGGCAAGTTCCGCACCCCGCTGCAGGGCTTCACCTCGACCCCGCGTCCGCTGGACGACGTGCCGCCTTTCGTCTGGCACGGTTCGATCCGCACCCCCGAGATCGCCGAGCAGGCCGCCTATTACGGCGACGGCTTCTTCGCCAACCACATCTTCTGGCCGGCCGAGCACACCAAGCGGATGATCGCGCTCTACCGGCGGCGGTTCGAGCACTACGGCCACGGCTCCGCCGACCAGGCCATCGTCGGCCTCGGCGGGCAGGTGTTCATGCACAAGAACTCGCAGGACGCGATCCGGCAGTTCCGGCCCTACTTTGACAACGCCCCGGTCTACGGGCACGGCCCGTCGCTCGAGGACTTCTCCGAGATGACGCCGCTGACCGTCGGCAGCCCGCAGCAGGTCATCGACCGGACGCTGGGCTTCCGCGAGTACGTCGGCGACTACCAGCGTCAGCTGTTCCTGATGGACCACGCCGGGCTGCCGCTGAAGACCGTGCTGGAGCAGCTCGACCTGCTCGGCGAGGAGGTCGTCCCGGTGCTGCGGCAGGAGTTCGCCGCCCGCCGTGCCCCCGGCGTCCCGGCCGCGCCGAACCACGCGTCCCAGGTCGCCGCCCGGGATGCCGTTGTCCGCAACGATTCTCGGGAGAAGGTGTCGGCATGA
- a CDS encoding xanthine dehydrogenase small subunit — protein MIQQVIAPHAQRAGGTSPAADEPSVVVNGRARPLGPVGGHTTLLEWLRGTGFTGCKEGCAEGECGACAVLVARPEGPDAVGGEDTTRWTAINACLVPAAGFDGQEVVTAEGLGDPRALHPVQQQMADRGGSQCGYCTPGFICSMASEYYRPDRTPTGTTERVAGADPSVADAAADGRPADDPAAPGHAVDHEHGPNGFDLHALSGNLCRCTGYRPIRDAAYALGEPAADDALAARRAEPAPAAPATVITEGGTEYRRPTDLAGALTLLADNPGARIVAGSTDWGVELNIRHSRADLTVAVDRIAELREFTIEPDALVIGAALTLSEVERAVAGRVPLLSELFPQFASRLIRNGATLGGNLGTGSPIGDSPPVLLALDCSLVLASTAGERTVPLSEYFTGYRKSVRRPDELIGAIRVPTPVAPVTGFHKIAKRRFDDISSVAVAFALVLEGQTIADIKIGLGGVAATPIRARDTEAALVGQPWTGATARAAAEILAAEGTPIDDHRASAAYRRAMLGTALRKFHAQNAAPRQNGSSS, from the coding sequence ATGATCCAGCAGGTGATCGCCCCCCACGCCCAGCGGGCCGGCGGGACGTCTCCGGCGGCGGACGAGCCGTCCGTCGTGGTCAACGGCCGGGCCCGCCCGCTCGGCCCGGTCGGCGGGCACACCACCCTGTTGGAGTGGCTGCGCGGCACCGGGTTCACCGGGTGCAAGGAGGGCTGCGCCGAGGGCGAGTGCGGCGCGTGCGCCGTGCTGGTGGCCCGCCCCGAGGGTCCCGACGCCGTCGGTGGGGAGGACACCACCCGGTGGACGGCGATCAACGCCTGCCTGGTCCCGGCCGCCGGTTTCGACGGCCAGGAGGTCGTCACCGCGGAGGGGCTCGGCGACCCCCGGGCGCTGCACCCGGTGCAGCAGCAGATGGCCGACCGCGGTGGCTCCCAGTGCGGGTACTGCACCCCGGGTTTCATCTGCTCGATGGCATCGGAGTACTACCGCCCCGATCGCACGCCGACCGGGACCACGGAGCGGGTCGCCGGGGCCGACCCGTCGGTGGCCGACGCCGCGGCGGACGGCCGTCCCGCGGACGACCCGGCCGCGCCGGGGCACGCCGTCGATCACGAGCACGGGCCCAACGGGTTCGATCTGCACGCCCTGTCCGGCAACCTGTGCCGCTGCACCGGCTACCGGCCGATCCGGGACGCCGCCTACGCCCTGGGTGAGCCGGCCGCCGACGACGCGCTGGCCGCCCGCCGGGCCGAGCCCGCTCCGGCCGCGCCGGCCACCGTCATCACCGAGGGTGGGACCGAGTACCGCCGCCCGACCGATCTGGCCGGCGCGTTGACCCTGCTGGCCGACAACCCGGGCGCCCGGATCGTCGCCGGGTCCACCGACTGGGGCGTCGAGCTCAACATCCGGCACTCCCGGGCCGACCTGACCGTCGCCGTCGATCGCATCGCCGAGCTGCGCGAGTTCACGATCGAGCCGGACGCGCTCGTCATCGGCGCCGCGCTGACGCTGTCCGAGGTGGAGCGCGCGGTGGCCGGGCGGGTGCCGCTGCTGTCCGAGCTGTTCCCGCAGTTCGCCTCCCGGCTGATCCGCAACGGCGCCACGCTGGGCGGCAACCTGGGCACCGGGTCGCCGATCGGCGACAGCCCGCCCGTCCTGCTGGCCCTGGACTGCTCGCTGGTCCTGGCCTCGACGGCGGGGGAGCGCACGGTGCCGCTGAGTGAGTACTTCACCGGCTACCGGAAGTCCGTGCGCCGGCCCGACGAGCTGATCGGCGCGATCCGGGTGCCCACCCCGGTCGCCCCGGTCACCGGGTTCCACAAGATCGCCAAGCGGCGCTTCGACGACATCTCCAGCGTCGCGGTGGCTTTCGCCCTCGTGCTGGAGGGCCAGACCATCGCTGACATCAAGATCGGTCTGGGCGGCGTGGCCGCCACCCCGATCCGGGCCCGGGACACCGAGGCCGCCCTGGTCGGTCAACCGTGGACGGGGGCGACCGCCCGCGCGGCGGCCGAGATCCTCGCCGCCGAAGGCACTCCCATCGACGACCACCGGGCCAGTGCCGCCTACCGCCGGGCCATGCTCGGTACCGCCCTGCGCAAGTTCCACGCCCAGAACGCCGCCCCGCGGCAGAACGGGAGCTCCTCGTGA
- a CDS encoding helix-turn-helix domain-containing protein: protein MSEVDALVADPSDEVSAAELLGAVRPLLDRIGARLVDPAELDARDVPLHWRGAVVAGVRLPGPVTGEPAGSADGGSPAGTEDADLGGLAGILASVERQFDEPLADLPRPDKQRAVRLLEEAGAFSYRKAVETVAGALGVSRFTVYNYLNRERA, encoded by the coding sequence ATGAGCGAGGTCGACGCGCTGGTCGCGGACCCGTCGGACGAGGTGTCCGCCGCGGAACTGCTGGGCGCGGTGCGGCCGCTCCTCGACCGGATCGGTGCCCGTCTGGTGGACCCGGCCGAGCTGGATGCCCGGGATGTGCCGTTGCACTGGCGGGGCGCGGTGGTGGCCGGGGTGCGGCTGCCCGGCCCGGTCACCGGCGAGCCGGCCGGGTCGGCGGACGGCGGGTCGCCGGCCGGGACCGAGGACGCGGATCTCGGTGGGTTGGCCGGCATCCTCGCGAGCGTGGAGCGGCAGTTCGACGAACCGCTGGCCGACCTGCCCCGCCCGGACAAGCAGCGGGCGGTGCGGCTGCTCGAGGAGGCCGGGGCGTTCTCCTATCGCAAGGCGGTGGAGACCGTCGCGGGCGCCCTGGGGGTCAGCCGCTTCACGGTCTACAACTACCTCAACCGCGAACGCGCGTAG
- a CDS encoding MSMEG_6728 family protein translates to MQTFLPDPDFATSAALLDTPRLGKQRVETLQILRALTLPEYGWRNHPAVVMWRGRVDALVRYGLDCVDEWRRRGFPDTTADQIAEFAPDVVGLTQDDLQAAGRLPGWLGREKLHRSHRSKLLGKDPDHYGPLFGPSRKTAAGATEADLGERAERDPGERTADRPDGGLPDDLDYVWPGADPGAARPTEEPVVDPATCWWIVNPTSADRLGRLLTEGVIGLGVETGVVQDATGLSLADLRATLDPPTGRVTRPLLALSRLLQDVEPGRQVGVLIARGRQVLIGEVTGDYSYTVARAATAAHGDPIVHRRDVHWHSVVERARFQPPALLQDPRPLFAVRPPIGA, encoded by the coding sequence GTGCAGACCTTTCTCCCCGATCCGGACTTCGCCACGTCGGCCGCCCTCCTGGACACCCCGCGGCTGGGCAAGCAGCGGGTCGAGACCCTGCAGATCCTGCGGGCGCTGACGCTCCCGGAGTACGGCTGGCGCAACCATCCGGCCGTGGTGATGTGGCGGGGTCGGGTCGACGCGCTGGTGCGGTACGGGCTGGACTGCGTCGACGAATGGCGACGCCGCGGGTTTCCGGACACCACGGCGGACCAGATCGCCGAGTTCGCCCCGGACGTCGTCGGGCTCACCCAGGACGACCTGCAGGCGGCCGGCCGGTTACCGGGCTGGCTCGGCCGGGAAAAACTGCACCGTTCGCACCGCAGCAAGCTGCTCGGCAAGGACCCCGACCACTACGGCCCGCTCTTCGGCCCGAGCCGGAAAACCGCGGCCGGCGCCACCGAGGCAGACCTGGGCGAGCGGGCCGAGCGGGACCCGGGCGAGCGGACCGCCGACCGCCCGGACGGTGGTCTGCCGGACGACCTCGACTACGTCTGGCCCGGCGCCGACCCGGGGGCGGCGAGGCCGACCGAGGAGCCGGTGGTCGACCCGGCCACCTGCTGGTGGATCGTCAACCCCACCTCGGCGGACCGGCTCGGCCGGCTGCTGACCGAAGGCGTCATCGGCCTGGGCGTCGAGACGGGGGTGGTCCAGGACGCGACCGGGCTGTCGCTGGCCGACCTGCGGGCGACGCTCGACCCCCCGACCGGCCGGGTGACCCGGCCGCTTCTCGCCCTGTCCCGGTTGCTGCAGGACGTCGAGCCGGGTCGACAGGTGGGCGTCCTGATCGCGCGGGGACGTCAGGTCCTGATCGGCGAGGTGACCGGCGACTACAGCTACACGGTCGCCCGCGCGGCCACCGCCGCACACGGCGACCCGATCGTCCACCGCCGCGACGTCCACTGGCATTCCGTCGTCGAACGGGCGCGGTTCCAGCCGCCGGCGTTGCTCCAGGATCCGCGCCCGTTGTTCGCCGTTCGGCCCCCGATCGGCGCCTGA
- a CDS encoding CE1759 family FMN reductase, protein MSTTYRLAVISAGLSSPSSSRVLADELAAATVRHLSATAAGVSVAVDVVELRPLAHELMDNLLTGFPPPALKAAIATVTGADAVIAVTPIFTASYSSLFKAFFDVLDPESLTGMPVLIGATGGSERHSLALDHAVRPLLAYLRALVVPTAVYAASTDFGAAGGDTAGLAGRIDRAGAELAVLLAGRPARSHAQSADDASAADDFDHVIDFEKLLAG, encoded by the coding sequence ATGAGCACGACCTACCGTCTCGCGGTGATCTCCGCCGGGCTGAGCTCGCCGTCGTCCAGCCGGGTGCTGGCCGATGAGCTGGCCGCGGCCACCGTCCGGCACCTGTCGGCCACCGCCGCGGGAGTGTCCGTCGCGGTGGACGTGGTCGAGCTCCGGCCGCTGGCCCACGAGCTGATGGACAACCTGCTGACCGGGTTCCCGCCGCCGGCCCTGAAGGCGGCGATCGCCACGGTGACCGGCGCGGACGCCGTCATCGCGGTGACGCCCATTTTCACCGCGTCCTACAGCTCGCTGTTCAAGGCGTTCTTCGACGTCCTCGATCCCGAGTCGCTGACCGGGATGCCGGTGCTGATCGGCGCGACCGGTGGGTCCGAGCGGCACTCGCTGGCGCTGGACCACGCGGTGCGGCCACTGCTGGCCTACCTGCGGGCCCTGGTCGTGCCGACCGCCGTCTACGCCGCGTCGACCGACTTCGGCGCGGCCGGCGGCGACACCGCCGGCCTGGCCGGACGGATCGACCGGGCCGGTGCGGAGCTGGCCGTTCTGCTCGCCGGTCGTCCGGCCCGTTCTCACGCGCAGTCGGCCGACGATGCCAGCGCAGCTGACGATTTCGACCACGTCATCGATTTCGAAAAGCTGCTCGCCGGCTGA
- the guaD gene encoding guanine deaminase: MTLYRATVIDTPANPFTSDAGTALRVEQDGGVLVHDGRIAERGTFVSLQAAHPDEDVVDLSGGMLLPGFVDTHVHFPQTRVIGGLGMPLLEWLDKCALPEEARFAEPEYAAAVAREFLGQLVRGGTTSALVFGAHFESAMDELFTAAGNVGLNLTAGLVVSDRILREELLYTPAQAQAASQRLIDRWHGQGRMRYAVTPRFSLSAGDDMLKVCGQLLADNPGVWFTSHINENRAEIATVAELFGTTDYLESYARHGLVTDRSVFAHNVHPSDAELTAMAAAGSWTAHCPTSNASLGSGLFPLGRHVEHGVGVSLGSDVGGGTGLFLLKEGLQAYFMQQLLGTDGRPGGTGYELTPTHLLYLATAAGAAALGLFDRVGDLSVGKDFDAVWLRPDEGTSLAVNLANSADAADALARVFALATANDVAGVWLAGRQLS; encoded by the coding sequence GTGACGCTCTACCGCGCCACCGTCATCGACACCCCGGCCAACCCATTCACCTCTGACGCCGGCACCGCCCTGCGGGTCGAGCAGGACGGCGGTGTGCTCGTCCACGACGGGCGAATCGCCGAGCGCGGCACCTTCGTGAGCCTGCAGGCCGCGCATCCCGACGAGGACGTGGTCGACCTGTCCGGCGGGATGCTGCTGCCCGGGTTTGTCGACACCCATGTCCACTTCCCGCAGACCCGGGTGATCGGTGGCCTCGGGATGCCGCTGCTGGAGTGGCTGGACAAGTGCGCACTTCCGGAGGAGGCCCGCTTCGCCGAGCCCGAGTACGCCGCCGCGGTGGCCCGCGAGTTCCTCGGCCAGCTGGTGCGGGGCGGGACCACGTCTGCGTTGGTGTTCGGGGCGCACTTCGAGTCGGCCATGGACGAGTTGTTCACCGCCGCCGGGAATGTCGGGTTGAACCTGACCGCCGGGCTCGTCGTCTCCGACCGGATCCTGCGGGAGGAACTGCTGTACACGCCCGCGCAGGCGCAGGCCGCGTCACAGCGGTTGATCGACCGCTGGCACGGCCAGGGCCGGATGAGATACGCGGTGACGCCGCGGTTCTCGCTGTCCGCCGGCGACGACATGCTCAAGGTGTGCGGCCAGCTGCTGGCCGACAACCCGGGTGTCTGGTTCACCTCGCACATCAACGAGAACCGGGCCGAGATTGCCACTGTGGCCGAGCTGTTCGGCACCACCGACTATCTCGAGTCGTACGCCCGGCACGGGTTGGTGACCGATCGCAGCGTCTTCGCCCACAACGTGCACCCGAGCGACGCCGAGCTGACCGCGATGGCCGCGGCCGGGTCGTGGACGGCGCACTGCCCGACCAGCAACGCCTCGCTGGGCAGCGGGCTGTTCCCGCTCGGCCGGCACGTCGAGCACGGTGTCGGGGTGTCACTGGGGTCCGACGTCGGCGGCGGGACGGGGTTGTTCCTGCTGAAGGAGGGCCTGCAGGCCTACTTCATGCAGCAGCTCCTCGGCACCGACGGCCGCCCCGGCGGCACCGGCTACGAGCTGACCCCGACCCACCTGCTCTACCTGGCCACCGCCGCCGGTGCGGCTGCTCTTGGCCTGTTCGACCGGGTCGGCGACCTGTCGGTCGGCAAGGACTTCGACGCCGTCTGGCTGCGCCCGGACGAGGGCACGTCCCTGGCCGTCAACCTGGCCAACAGTGCGGACGCGGCCGACGCCCTGGCCCGGGTGTTCGCGCTGGCCACCGCGAATGACGTCGCCGGGGTGTGGCTGGCCGGTCGGCAGCTCTCCTGA